The following proteins are co-located in the Echinicola sp. 20G genome:
- a CDS encoding aldose epimerase family protein — MSTEKPNHTKILVEQSVFGKTLNGTDVHLFTLSNDYGTKVCVTNYGATLTHLFVPDREGEITDVVLGFDTFEEYISESYLKANAFMGCTVGRVCNRINRGKIEVDGKDYQLAITNGEHHLHGGKIGFDKKIWEAEIVERGVKFTYLSPDGEENYPGNLKVCVTFSLEGESELKISYTAETDKITVINLTNHSYFNLSGDFSQTILDHDIQANAPFYIPVVEGSIPTGEILSVKGTPFDLLQSKKVKEAVFSDHEQTVIANGLDQTIVFDKNNPGAALYSSESGIEMEVQSSEPGIQLYTANYFDGSVSGKGKTYPKHGGIAMETQHFPDSPNQPHFPSVTLHPGEQLNSYTSFKFSVKK, encoded by the coding sequence TTGTCGACCGAAAAGCCAAATCACACCAAAATACTAGTCGAGCAATCTGTTTTCGGCAAAACACTAAATGGAACGGATGTCCATTTATTTACTCTAAGCAATGATTATGGTACCAAAGTTTGTGTAACCAATTATGGCGCCACACTGACCCATCTTTTTGTCCCTGATAGGGAAGGAGAGATTACAGATGTCGTGTTGGGCTTTGATACTTTTGAGGAGTACATCAGTGAAAGCTATTTGAAGGCCAATGCCTTCATGGGATGTACAGTTGGCAGGGTTTGCAACAGGATCAACAGAGGGAAAATAGAGGTAGATGGAAAGGATTATCAATTGGCCATTACGAATGGGGAACACCATCTTCATGGGGGCAAGATAGGTTTTGACAAGAAGATTTGGGAAGCGGAAATTGTTGAACGTGGTGTAAAGTTTACTTATCTCAGTCCAGATGGTGAGGAGAATTATCCAGGAAACCTGAAAGTGTGTGTTACCTTTAGCTTGGAAGGTGAAAGTGAACTTAAAATTTCCTATACTGCCGAGACTGATAAGATTACTGTGATCAATCTTACCAATCATTCCTATTTTAACCTTTCGGGTGATTTTTCACAAACCATTCTTGATCATGACATCCAGGCAAATGCGCCTTTTTATATTCCTGTAGTAGAAGGAAGTATTCCTACTGGCGAAATACTTTCCGTTAAAGGAACACCTTTTGATTTGCTACAAAGCAAAAAAGTGAAAGAAGCAGTGTTTTCAGATCATGAACAAACGGTCATTGCCAATGGCTTGGATCAAACCATCGTTTTTGATAAGAATAATCCAGGAGCTGCACTTTATTCGTCTGAGTCAGGTATTGAAATGGAAGTTCAGAGTTCAGAGCCTGGCATCCAATTGTATACTGCAAACTATTTTGATGGAAGTGTCAGCGGTAAAGGAAAAACTTATCCAAAACACGGAGGTATTGCCATGGAAACCCAACACTTTCCAGATTCCCCAAACCAACCCCACTTTCCTTCAGTGACCCTTCATCCGGGTGAACAGTTGAATAGTTATACCTCCTTCAAATTTTCAGTAAAAAAGTAA
- a CDS encoding LacI family DNA-binding transcriptional regulator, which translates to MKKGQVTIRDIALKLKISISTVSRALRDSPEIKLETRKKVLAMAEKLNYSPNVVAQSLRVNKTKTLGIVVPQLASHFFASNISGIQDTAYSRGYNVMICQSNESFDQEKSDIRTLISSRVDGLLISLSRETSSYEHLENLIDREIPFVLFDRIHEGLPVSTVIVDDTVGAYKVTKHLIEQGCRRIAFMSGPEEMYISKKRMAGYEKALNEYGIEVDFALVKHSDLTIESTQNLVQELLNLEKRPDAIFAINDPVAIDVMKFLKSKGLKIPSDVALVGFTNMPVSDALEPSLTTVDQPAYEMGKLAANNLLDQLMNPEDFKPQTIVLDTELIVRKSSQK; encoded by the coding sequence ATGAAAAAGGGACAAGTAACCATCAGGGACATTGCGCTAAAGCTTAAAATCAGTATTTCCACAGTATCAAGGGCATTGAGGGACTCTCCCGAAATCAAGCTGGAGACCAGGAAGAAGGTTTTGGCCATGGCTGAAAAGCTGAATTACTCCCCCAATGTGGTGGCCCAAAGCCTTCGGGTCAACAAAACCAAAACTTTGGGAATTGTCGTTCCCCAGTTGGCTTCTCATTTTTTTGCCTCCAATATCAGTGGTATTCAAGATACGGCTTACAGTAGGGGCTATAATGTGATGATCTGCCAATCCAATGAAAGTTTTGATCAAGAGAAATCAGATATTCGCACCTTGATCTCTAGCCGCGTTGATGGTTTGTTGATCTCTTTGTCCAGGGAAACATCCTCGTATGAGCATCTTGAAAATCTGATCGACAGAGAAATTCCTTTTGTACTTTTTGACAGGATTCATGAAGGCTTGCCGGTTTCAACTGTAATTGTTGATGATACTGTGGGGGCATATAAAGTGACCAAGCATTTGATTGAGCAAGGTTGTAGACGGATAGCTTTTATGTCTGGTCCTGAAGAAATGTACATTAGCAAAAAACGTATGGCAGGTTACGAAAAAGCTTTGAATGAATATGGCATTGAAGTGGACTTTGCCTTGGTAAAGCACAGCGATTTGACAATCGAAAGTACCCAGAATTTGGTGCAGGAATTATTGAATTTGGAAAAAAGACCAGATGCTATTTTTGCGATCAATGACCCCGTAGCCATTGATGTGATGAAATTTTTAAAATCAAAAGGTTTAAAGATACCTTCTGATGTGGCCTTGGTGGGCTTTACCAACATGCCTGTGTCGGACGCTTTGGAACCTTCCCTTACCACAGTGGATCAACCTGCATATGAAATGGGGAAATTGGCAGCTAACAATCTTTTGGACCAGCTGATGAATCCAGAGGATTTTAAGCCTCAGACCATTGTTTTGGATACTGAGCTAATTGTGAGGAAATCATCACAAAAATGA
- a CDS encoding M28 family peptidase: protein MKNNLVWAIVLLWFLGACGDRKSEVVVEEPQVEVALSDVPAFSVDSAYQYIQDQVDFGPRVPNTDAHKATSFWLQEKFKSFGLGVEVQEFEAEAYDGKKLELMNIIASFNPSAKKRVILAAHWDTRRIADKDTERINEPIDGANDGASGVGVLLEIARSISNAELKPDIGIDFILFDGEDDGKPESAKGGTDDAKWWCLGSQYWSKNPHERGYAAYYGILVDMVGAKGARFYKEGVSQQYAKGIVTKVWNFAHSIGHSDFFQMRDSHAITDDHIPVNEIARIPMIDIIDYSPDFGFGRYHHKHSDNMEVIDKRTLKAVGETVLFTIYQE, encoded by the coding sequence ATGAAGAATAATTTAGTATGGGCTATAGTTTTACTATGGTTTTTGGGAGCATGTGGAGATCGCAAAAGTGAAGTTGTAGTAGAAGAACCTCAGGTTGAGGTTGCCTTGAGTGATGTTCCTGCATTTAGTGTGGACTCTGCATATCAGTACATTCAGGATCAGGTTGATTTTGGGCCAAGGGTTCCCAATACCGATGCCCATAAAGCAACTTCTTTTTGGCTACAGGAGAAATTCAAGTCATTTGGATTGGGGGTAGAGGTTCAGGAATTTGAAGCAGAGGCCTATGATGGGAAAAAATTGGAGTTGATGAACATCATTGCTTCCTTTAATCCATCAGCCAAGAAGCGGGTAATTTTGGCAGCCCATTGGGATACCAGAAGGATAGCTGATAAAGATACAGAGCGCATCAATGAACCCATTGACGGTGCCAATGACGGTGCCAGTGGGGTTGGGGTTTTATTAGAAATAGCCAGAAGCATTTCAAATGCTGAACTGAAACCTGATATTGGGATTGATTTTATTTTGTTTGATGGTGAGGATGATGGAAAGCCTGAGTCTGCCAAAGGCGGTACAGATGATGCCAAATGGTGGTGTTTGGGCTCTCAATATTGGTCCAAAAACCCACATGAACGGGGCTATGCTGCTTATTACGGGATCTTGGTGGACATGGTTGGAGCGAAAGGAGCTCGTTTTTATAAAGAGGGTGTTTCGCAACAATACGCAAAAGGGATTGTGACCAAGGTATGGAATTTTGCCCATTCAATAGGCCATAGTGATTTCTTTCAGATGAGGGATTCTCATGCGATCACTGATGATCATATTCCTGTAAATGAAATTGCCCGGATTCCTATGATTGACATCATTGATTATTCCCCTGATTTTGGATTTGGTAGGTACCACCACAAGCATTCCGATAACATGGAGGTTATTGATAAACGAACGCTTAAGGCGGTCGGAGAGACTGTTTTGTTTACCATCTACCAAGAATAA